One Pseudonocardia abyssalis DNA segment encodes these proteins:
- a CDS encoding sodium:solute symporter family protein yields the protein MISAQADLRLDTTFIDYVFVVFYFILALGIGVAARRSVNSSLDFLLSGRSLPAWVTGLAFISANLGAIELIGFTANGAQYGMATVHYYWIGAVPAMVFLGIVMMPFYYGSKARSVPEFLRKRFNETTQRVNAITFALAQVLIAGVNLFALGLVLEALLGWSLGVAIPVAAFVVLSYTFLGGLSAAIYNEVLQFFVILALLIPLTVAGLARVGGWNGLVEKVTAGPGGAEQLSAWPGTELTEIQNPFLSVIGIVFGLGFVLSFGYWTTNFAEVQRCLSAKSMSAARRTPIIAAFPKALIPAVIVVPGIIAAVLVPQLTDLKAGAGAEGVTYNNTLQLLMGEVLPNGVLGVALAGLLAAFMAGMAANVSSLNTVFTYDLWQDWLRPGREDAYYLRVGRTVTIVGCLLAIGTAFLAGSYQNIMDYIQALFSFFNAPLFAIFILGLFWKRMTGPAGWTGLVSGTIAAVTVDVLVRTGVLELSSQAGSFVGASAAFVVGIVVAVIVTSFTQPKPDSELVGLVWSLTSKEERSHSTTGEDAGWYRSPALLGGIVLVLTAGLYLLVP from the coding sequence ATGATCTCTGCGCAGGCCGACCTGCGGCTGGACACCACGTTCATCGACTACGTGTTCGTCGTCTTCTACTTCATCCTGGCCCTGGGGATCGGGGTCGCCGCACGGCGCTCGGTCAACTCCAGCCTCGACTTCCTGCTCTCCGGACGCTCGCTCCCGGCCTGGGTCACGGGCCTGGCGTTCATCTCGGCGAACCTCGGCGCGATCGAGCTGATCGGGTTCACCGCCAACGGCGCCCAGTACGGCATGGCGACGGTGCACTACTACTGGATCGGCGCCGTACCGGCGATGGTCTTCCTCGGCATCGTGATGATGCCCTTCTACTACGGCAGCAAGGCCCGCAGCGTTCCGGAGTTCCTGCGCAAGCGGTTCAACGAGACCACCCAGCGCGTCAACGCGATCACGTTCGCGCTGGCCCAGGTACTGATCGCGGGCGTCAACCTGTTCGCGCTCGGGTTGGTGCTCGAGGCGCTGCTCGGGTGGTCGCTGGGCGTCGCGATCCCGGTGGCCGCGTTCGTCGTCCTGAGCTACACCTTCCTCGGCGGCCTGTCGGCCGCGATCTACAACGAGGTGCTGCAGTTCTTCGTGATCCTCGCCCTGCTGATCCCGCTGACGGTCGCGGGGCTCGCGCGCGTCGGCGGCTGGAACGGGCTCGTCGAGAAGGTGACCGCCGGGCCGGGCGGGGCCGAGCAGCTCTCCGCGTGGCCGGGCACCGAGCTCACCGAGATCCAGAACCCGTTCCTGTCGGTGATCGGCATCGTGTTCGGGCTCGGCTTCGTCCTGAGCTTCGGCTACTGGACGACGAACTTCGCCGAGGTCCAGCGCTGCCTCTCGGCCAAGTCGATGTCGGCCGCGCGCCGGACGCCGATCATCGCGGCGTTCCCGAAGGCGCTGATCCCGGCCGTCATCGTGGTGCCGGGCATCATCGCCGCGGTGCTCGTGCCGCAGCTCACCGACCTCAAGGCCGGGGCGGGCGCCGAGGGCGTCACCTACAACAACACCCTGCAACTGCTGATGGGCGAGGTCCTGCCCAACGGCGTGCTCGGCGTGGCGCTCGCCGGTCTGCTCGCCGCGTTCATGGCGGGCATGGCGGCGAACGTCAGCTCGCTCAACACGGTGTTCACCTACGACCTGTGGCAGGACTGGCTACGGCCGGGCCGCGAGGACGCGTACTACCTGCGGGTGGGGCGCACCGTCACGATCGTCGGCTGCCTGCTCGCGATCGGCACCGCGTTCCTGGCGGGCAGCTACCAGAACATCATGGACTACATCCAGGCCCTGTTCAGCTTCTTCAACGCTCCGCTGTTCGCGATCTTCATCCTGGGGCTGTTCTGGAAGCGGATGACGGGTCCGGCGGGCTGGACGGGGCTGGTGTCCGGCACGATCGCCGCGGTCACGGTCGACGTGCTGGTCCGCACCGGGGTGCTCGAGCTGTCGTCGCAGGCGGGCAGCTTCGTCGGGGCGAGCGCGGCGTTCGTCGTCGGGATCGTCGTGGCGGTGATCGTGACGTCGTTCACGCAGCCGAAGCCGGACTCCGAGCTGGTCGGGCTGGTGTGGTCGCTCACCTCGAAGGAGGAGCGCAGCCACTCCACCACCGGCGAGGACGCGGGTTGGTACCGCTCGCCCGCGCTGCTCGGCGGCATCGTGCTCGTGCTGACCGCCGGCCTCTACCTGCTCGTGCCCTGA
- a CDS encoding MnhB domain-containing protein has product MTAPEQPDAVPFDEWDRPVEGWLLSGRCRDGHDRTLLLEVATRTLFPTMLVFSLYLLLVGHYSPGGGFSGGLVAGLAFVLRYIAGGDVGLGAVVSVRPPVLIGSGLTISVLTALVPLALGAQVLSSAKLEATLPLIGAVSTQTSLFLDVGVYVLIVGVVLDLLRSLGAGIDRDMRDAGERP; this is encoded by the coding sequence ATGACCGCCCCGGAACAGCCGGACGCCGTGCCGTTCGACGAGTGGGACCGCCCCGTCGAGGGCTGGCTGCTGTCCGGGCGGTGCCGCGACGGGCACGACCGCACGCTGCTGCTCGAGGTCGCCACGCGCACGCTGTTCCCGACGATGCTGGTGTTCTCCCTCTACCTGCTGCTGGTGGGGCACTACTCACCCGGCGGCGGGTTCTCCGGCGGGCTGGTCGCGGGCCTGGCGTTCGTCCTGCGCTACATCGCGGGCGGCGACGTCGGGCTCGGCGCGGTGGTGTCGGTGCGCCCGCCGGTACTGATCGGGTCCGGTCTCACGATCTCGGTCCTCACCGCTCTCGTGCCGCTGGCCCTGGGCGCGCAGGTGCTCTCCAGCGCGAAGCTGGAGGCGACGCTGCCGCTGATCGGCGCCGTGTCCACCCAGACCAGCCTGTTCCTCGACGTCGGCGTGTACGTGCTGATCGTCGGCGTCGTGCTCGACCTGCTGCGCTCGCTCGGCGCCGGCATCGACCGCGACATGCGCGACGCGGGGGAGCGCCCCTGA
- the mbhE gene encoding hydrogen gas-evolving membrane-bound hydrogenase subunit E, protein MLALVAAHLVVALLLPLVSARGHRLAFVTAAVLPALTLVWALANTGVALGAGVTESVAWAPTLGLELSFRLDALALAMIVLVSGLGALILVYSAGYFGPTSEEATRSAALVLTFAGVMLGLVLADDLLTLYVFWELTSITSYLLVGQRGDKRESRRAALQALLVTVLGGLSMLLGFVLLGEAAGTYRISEILALGRAGELQGGGMVPVALLLILLGAFTKSAQLPFHPWLPAAMVAPTPVSAYLHAASMVKAGVYLVARLSPGFADLAVWWVPIVVVGIGTMLIGGWRALAETDLKRVLAFGTVSQLGFLMVLLGAGGRVAALAGIGMLLAHGLFKAPLFMIVGAIDHATGTRDLRKLSGLRTSMPGLALAGVLAAASMAGLPPLLGFIGKETAFEAFIEEGGSRSWAIAIGLLVGSVLTAAYSARFVWGAFAAKAGKEPTPVHAPGPLLTVPVWLCVVGGLVLGLAAPVVDALAAGYADQYVPADAEEAGYHLALWHGPGLPLLFSAVALGGGLALHLQRKRVRKLAHRSPFSAQNGYENTVAGLERVAVVVTGRLQVGSLPAYLATILVVVVLFLAPAAIAAGVWPGDQVFYHEIAQVPLGIAVVVAAVAVVRARRRFTAVLLVGVIGYGVGGLFVVDGAPDLALAQFLVETLSLVAFVFVLRRLPSHFTEQPSPRRSQLFKAALATVGGIVVAGVAVVLSGARVGPASASDDFVALAPDGAGAENIVAAIIVDFRALDTVGEIGVLFVAAAGVASLVLATRYDRGRASGQSSPPHEKDVLG, encoded by the coding sequence GTGCTCGCGCTCGTCGCCGCCCACCTCGTCGTGGCGCTGCTGCTCCCGCTCGTCTCCGCCCGCGGCCACCGCCTCGCGTTCGTCACCGCCGCGGTGCTGCCCGCCCTCACGCTGGTCTGGGCGCTGGCGAACACCGGTGTCGCGCTCGGGGCCGGTGTCACGGAGTCCGTCGCGTGGGCCCCGACGCTCGGGCTGGAGCTGAGCTTCCGCCTCGACGCGCTCGCGCTGGCGATGATCGTGCTGGTCTCCGGGCTCGGCGCGTTGATCCTGGTCTACAGCGCGGGCTACTTCGGGCCCACGTCGGAGGAGGCCACCCGATCCGCGGCGCTGGTGCTCACGTTCGCGGGCGTCATGCTCGGACTGGTCCTGGCCGACGACCTGCTCACGCTGTACGTGTTCTGGGAGCTCACCTCGATCACGTCCTACCTGCTGGTCGGTCAGCGCGGCGACAAGCGGGAGAGCCGGCGGGCGGCCCTGCAGGCACTGCTGGTCACCGTGCTGGGCGGGCTGTCGATGCTGCTCGGGTTCGTGCTGCTCGGCGAGGCCGCGGGCACCTACCGGATCTCGGAGATCCTGGCGTTGGGGCGGGCGGGAGAGTTGCAGGGCGGCGGGATGGTCCCGGTGGCGCTGCTGCTGATCCTGCTCGGGGCGTTCACGAAGTCCGCGCAACTGCCGTTCCACCCGTGGCTGCCCGCCGCGATGGTCGCACCCACCCCCGTCAGCGCCTACCTGCACGCGGCGTCGATGGTGAAGGCCGGGGTCTACCTGGTCGCACGCCTGTCGCCCGGGTTCGCCGACCTCGCGGTGTGGTGGGTGCCGATCGTCGTCGTCGGGATCGGGACGATGCTGATCGGCGGCTGGCGGGCGCTCGCCGAGACCGACCTCAAGCGCGTGCTCGCCTTCGGCACCGTCAGCCAGCTCGGGTTCCTCATGGTCCTGCTCGGCGCGGGCGGGCGGGTCGCCGCGCTCGCGGGCATCGGCATGCTGCTCGCGCACGGGCTGTTCAAGGCCCCGCTGTTCATGATCGTCGGGGCGATCGACCACGCCACCGGCACCCGTGACCTGCGCAAGCTCTCCGGGCTGCGGACGTCGATGCCGGGGCTGGCCCTGGCCGGTGTGCTCGCCGCGGCGTCGATGGCCGGCCTGCCGCCGCTGCTCGGCTTCATCGGCAAGGAGACCGCGTTCGAGGCCTTCATCGAGGAGGGCGGTTCGCGGAGCTGGGCGATCGCGATCGGGCTGCTGGTCGGCTCGGTGCTCACCGCGGCCTACAGCGCGCGCTTCGTGTGGGGGGCGTTCGCGGCGAAGGCAGGGAAGGAGCCCACACCGGTGCACGCGCCGGGGCCGCTGCTCACCGTGCCCGTCTGGCTGTGCGTGGTGGGCGGGCTCGTGCTCGGGCTCGCCGCCCCCGTCGTCGACGCGCTGGCGGCCGGGTACGCCGACCAGTACGTGCCCGCCGATGCCGAGGAGGCCGGCTACCACCTCGCGCTGTGGCACGGCCCCGGTCTCCCGCTGCTGTTCTCCGCGGTCGCCCTCGGCGGCGGTCTTGCCCTCCACCTGCAGCGCAAGCGCGTCAGGAAGCTCGCGCACCGCAGCCCGTTCAGCGCCCAGAACGGCTACGAGAACACGGTGGCCGGCCTGGAGCGCGTGGCCGTCGTCGTGACCGGCCGGTTGCAGGTGGGGTCGCTGCCCGCGTACCTCGCCACGATCCTGGTCGTGGTGGTGCTCTTCCTCGCCCCGGCCGCGATCGCGGCCGGCGTCTGGCCCGGCGACCAGGTCTTCTACCACGAGATCGCGCAGGTCCCGCTCGGGATCGCCGTCGTGGTCGCGGCGGTCGCGGTGGTGCGGGCCCGTCGCCGGTTCACCGCGGTGCTCCTGGTCGGCGTCATCGGCTACGGGGTCGGCGGGTTGTTCGTCGTCGACGGGGCACCCGACCTCGCGCTCGCGCAGTTCCTCGTGGAGACGCTGTCGCTCGTCGCGTTCGTCTTCGTGCTGCGCCGCCTGCCCTCGCACTTCACCGAGCAGCCGTCCCCGCGGCGCTCACAGCTGTTCAAGGCCGCGCTCGCCACCGTCGGCGGCATCGTCGTCGCCGGGGTGGCGGTGGTGCTGTCCGGTGCCCGGGTCGGCCCGGCCTCGGCCAGCGACGACTTCGTGGCGCTCGCCCCCGACGGCGCCGGGGCGGAGAACATCGTCGCCGCGATCATCGTCGACTTCCGGGCGCTCGACACCGTCGGCGAGATCGGCGTGCTGTTCGTCGCCGCGGCCGGCGTGGCCAGCCTCGTGCTCGCCACCCGCTACGACCGGGGCCGCGCCAGCGGCCAGAGCAGCCCGCCACACGAGAAGGACGTGCTCGGATGA
- a CDS encoding Na+/H+ antiporter subunit E, producing MNRAVSVAWLALVWVLLWGSFTLLTIVGGALLGYVLTAIWRPGTVEKRLPVRPLALLRLVGFLARDLVVSSGEVSRQTLRHGPRTLGAVLELPLLSDSDRVVALVAGAYTLSPGTLVLQIDLRQSRWYIYVVGPRDAAGVETARRSALGIQRRVLAAFGTPEEHAAALELERACTG from the coding sequence ATGAACCGTGCGGTGAGCGTGGCCTGGCTGGCGCTGGTGTGGGTGCTGCTGTGGGGGTCGTTCACGCTGCTGACGATCGTCGGCGGGGCGCTGCTCGGGTACGTCCTCACCGCGATCTGGCGGCCGGGGACGGTGGAGAAGCGGCTGCCGGTGCGGCCGCTCGCGCTCCTGCGGTTGGTCGGGTTCCTCGCGCGCGACCTGGTGGTGTCCTCGGGCGAGGTGAGCCGGCAGACGCTGCGCCACGGGCCGCGGACGCTCGGCGCGGTGCTGGAGCTGCCGCTGCTCAGCGACTCCGACCGGGTCGTCGCGCTCGTCGCCGGGGCCTACACGCTCTCGCCGGGCACGCTGGTCCTGCAGATCGACCTGCGCCAGAGCCGCTGGTACATCTACGTCGTCGGGCCGCGCGACGCCGCGGGGGTCGAGACGGCCCGCCGTTCCGCGCTGGGCATCCAGCGACGGGTCCTCGCGGCCTTCGGCACACCGGAGGAGCACGCGGCGGCACTGGAGCTGGAGAGGGCGTGCACGGGCTGA
- a CDS encoding gamma carbonic anhydrase family protein: protein MPLYALGDVEPDIHPDAYVHPDAVVIGDVRIGAESSVWPTAVLRGDDGHIVVGARTSIQDGTIIHTTLERPTIIGDEVTVGHNVHIEGATIGDRALISSGSVVLNGSSVGEGAIVAAGAVVSPKAVVPPRTMALGIPARVREGFEVPVDATSYAVTSYIQRGKRFRAELRRL, encoded by the coding sequence GTGCCTCTCTACGCGCTCGGTGACGTCGAACCCGACATCCATCCCGACGCCTACGTCCACCCGGACGCCGTCGTGATCGGCGATGTGAGGATCGGCGCGGAGTCCTCGGTGTGGCCCACGGCGGTGCTCCGCGGCGACGACGGCCACATCGTGGTCGGGGCGCGCACGAGCATCCAGGACGGCACGATCATCCACACCACGCTCGAGCGGCCGACGATCATCGGCGACGAGGTGACGGTCGGGCACAACGTGCACATCGAGGGCGCCACGATCGGCGACCGCGCACTCATCTCGTCGGGCTCGGTGGTGCTCAACGGGTCCTCGGTCGGCGAGGGCGCGATCGTCGCCGCCGGTGCCGTGGTGTCGCCGAAGGCCGTGGTCCCGCCCCGGACGATGGCGCTGGGGATCCCGGCGCGGGTGCGCGAGGGCTTCGAGGTGCCGGTCGACGCCACCTCCTACGCGGTCACGTCCTACATCCAGCGCGGTAAGCGGTTCCGCGCCGAGCTGCGGAGGCTCTGA
- a CDS encoding TetR/AcrR family transcriptional regulator, with amino-acid sequence MRSAPAAGTGDLTARARIRDAAVEVFGSTGFDAPVRAVAARAGVSPGLLNHHFGSKDGLRAACDEHVLRRIREAKTDAVTGSPAAALARLAAVEEHAPLAAYVLQALQAGGDLAAAFVEQMVSDAEGYLAAGVAAGTVRPSRDPAARARHLTLSALGSLLLHARLRAGGTDLPGLLRHVADSATLPALEIYTEGLFTDRSMLDDYLMQVPDPPGPPADPVPTPVQESP; translated from the coding sequence ATGCGTTCAGCACCGGCGGCAGGCACCGGAGACCTCACCGCCCGCGCGCGCATCCGCGACGCCGCGGTCGAGGTGTTCGGCAGCACCGGGTTCGACGCGCCGGTGCGCGCCGTGGCCGCCCGGGCCGGGGTCAGCCCCGGCCTGCTCAACCACCACTTCGGATCGAAGGACGGGCTACGCGCCGCGTGCGACGAGCACGTGCTGCGCCGGATCCGCGAGGCCAAGACCGACGCCGTCACGGGCAGCCCGGCGGCGGCCCTCGCCCGGCTCGCGGCCGTCGAGGAGCACGCTCCGCTCGCCGCGTACGTCCTGCAGGCGCTGCAGGCCGGTGGGGACCTGGCCGCCGCGTTCGTCGAGCAGATGGTGTCCGACGCCGAGGGCTACCTGGCCGCGGGTGTCGCGGCCGGCACGGTGCGGCCCAGCCGGGACCCGGCGGCGCGCGCCCGCCACCTCACGCTCTCCGCCCTGGGCTCGCTGCTGCTGCACGCCCGCCTGCGGGCCGGTGGCACCGACCTGCCCGGGCTGCTGCGGCACGTCGCCGACAGCGCGACGCTGCCCGCCCTGGAGATCTACACCGAGGGGCTGTTCACCGACCGCAGCATGCTCGACGACTACCTGATGCAGGTCCCGGACCCGCCCGGCCCACCCGCCGACCCGGTCCCCACCCCTGTCCAGGAGTCCCCATGA
- the mnhG gene encoding monovalent cation/H(+) antiporter subunit G translates to MNPDVFWDVVSAALLLAGAIQCLLGALGLVRLPSVLSRLQAATKPQTLGLFLILAGAALRVPLDSAVTLLLVAVFQLITAPVIAQLVGRSAYNGGSVQPRLLVVDELAPRMPSEGPEPPPS, encoded by the coding sequence GTGAACCCCGACGTGTTCTGGGACGTCGTCTCCGCCGCCCTGCTGCTGGCGGGTGCGATCCAGTGCCTGCTGGGGGCGCTCGGCCTCGTCCGGCTGCCCAGCGTGCTGTCGCGGCTGCAGGCGGCCACGAAGCCGCAGACACTCGGGCTGTTCCTCATCCTGGCGGGGGCCGCCCTGCGGGTCCCGCTCGACAGCGCGGTCACGCTGCTGCTCGTCGCGGTGTTCCAGCTGATCACCGCGCCGGTGATCGCGCAGCTCGTCGGGCGGTCGGCGTACAACGGCGGTTCGGTGCAGCCGCGGCTGCTCGTCGTCGACGAGCTGGCGCCGCGGATGCCGAGCGAGGGGCCGGAACCCCCGCCGTCATAA
- a CDS encoding Na+/H+ antiporter subunit D, with product MNPAVNTSPYAWLLALPVLLPILGAALTVIGSRSPTLQRVVGIVVLVAVSAIAGVLLVVCDGSGPVVASLGGWAAPVGIALVADRLSALLLLVSTLVTLAVLVYAIDQRIADYGRGTASTTFHPMYLMLSAGVSLAYLTGDLFSLFVAFEIMLTASYVLITRRTSAKKIRAGMTYVTVSLLSSLLFLTAIALVYAATGTVNLADLAGRVELLPPGLATVLGLMLLLVFGIKAAMVPLHFWLPDSYPNAPGPVAALFAGLLTKVGFYAMLRTQTLLFPREEPWGLLLVIATATMLVGALGALAQNDMNRLLSFLLVSHIGFMLFGLAVFDAASVSGAALYAAHHITVLATLFLVSGLITRRTGTVLLDEMGGLLRTAPWLAALYAVPALTLAGVPPTAGFVAKLALLQAGAAAGLWPTVVAGVVIVASLLTLYALARVWVRVFWGEPKAALPDDDPDDEVLVGTSRTPAPMFAATAGLVVVSLAIAAFAGPLTAVTGRAGVDLLDREPYLLAVLGAER from the coding sequence GTGAACCCCGCCGTCAACACCAGCCCGTACGCGTGGTTGCTCGCCCTGCCCGTGCTGCTGCCGATACTCGGTGCGGCGCTGACCGTCATCGGGAGCCGCTCGCCCACGCTGCAGCGGGTCGTCGGCATCGTCGTGCTCGTCGCGGTGTCGGCGATCGCGGGTGTGCTGCTGGTGGTCTGCGACGGGTCCGGGCCGGTGGTGGCCTCGCTCGGCGGCTGGGCCGCGCCCGTCGGCATCGCGCTGGTGGCCGACCGGCTCTCGGCGCTGCTGCTGCTGGTCTCGACGTTGGTGACGCTCGCGGTGCTGGTCTACGCGATCGACCAGCGCATCGCCGACTACGGCCGGGGCACCGCCAGCACCACGTTCCACCCGATGTACCTGATGCTCTCGGCCGGGGTGTCGCTCGCGTACCTCACCGGCGACCTGTTCTCGCTGTTCGTGGCGTTCGAGATCATGCTGACGGCGTCCTACGTCCTCATCACGCGGCGCACGAGCGCGAAGAAGATCCGCGCCGGGATGACGTACGTGACGGTCAGCCTGCTGTCCTCGCTGCTGTTCCTCACCGCGATCGCGCTGGTCTACGCGGCCACCGGCACGGTCAACCTCGCCGACCTCGCGGGCCGCGTCGAGCTCCTGCCGCCGGGTCTGGCCACCGTGCTCGGCCTGATGCTGCTGCTGGTGTTCGGGATCAAGGCCGCGATGGTGCCGCTGCACTTCTGGCTGCCCGACAGCTACCCGAACGCCCCCGGCCCCGTGGCGGCGCTGTTCGCGGGCCTGCTGACCAAGGTCGGCTTCTACGCCATGCTGCGCACCCAGACGCTGCTGTTCCCCCGCGAGGAGCCGTGGGGGCTGCTGCTGGTGATCGCCACCGCCACCATGCTCGTCGGCGCCCTCGGGGCGCTCGCGCAGAACGACATGAACCGGCTGCTGTCGTTCCTGCTGGTGAGCCACATCGGTTTCATGCTGTTCGGGCTCGCGGTGTTCGACGCCGCCTCGGTGTCCGGCGCCGCGCTCTACGCCGCGCACCACATCACGGTGCTGGCCACGCTGTTCCTGGTCAGCGGTCTGATCACCCGGCGCACCGGCACCGTCCTGCTCGACGAGATGGGCGGGCTGCTGCGCACCGCGCCGTGGCTCGCGGCCCTCTACGCCGTCCCCGCGCTCACGCTGGCCGGCGTGCCGCCGACGGCCGGGTTCGTCGCGAAGCTGGCGCTGCTGCAGGCCGGCGCGGCGGCCGGGCTGTGGCCCACCGTCGTCGCCGGGGTGGTGATCGTGGCCAGCCTGCTCACCCTCTACGCGCTCGCGCGGGTGTGGGTGCGCGTGTTCTGGGGCGAGCCGAAGGCCGCCCTGCCCGACGACGACCCCGACGACGAGGTGCTGGTGGGCACGTCGCGCACGCCCGCGCCGATGTTCGCGGCGACGGCCGGGCTGGTCGTGGTGAGCCTGGCGATCGCGGCGTTCGCGGGGCCGCTCACCGCGGTCACCGGGCGCGCCGGGGTCGACCTGCTCGACCGCGAGCCGTACCTGCTCGCCGTGCTGGGAGCGGAGCGATGA
- a CDS encoding uracil-DNA glycosylase gives MMAKPLHEVVEAGWAQALEPVAPVIADMGEFLRAEMGAGRRYLPAGANVLRAFTQPFDAVRVLIVGQDPYPTPGHAIGLSFSVAPETKPVPRSLANIFREYSDDLGHPTPTTGDLTPWAEQGVLLLNRVLTVEPGNPGSHRDKGWEQVTEQAIRALVDRDGEPLVAILWGRDARNLAPLLVDVPLVESAHPSPMSADRGFFGSKPFSRVNDLLEEIGGDPVDWKLP, from the coding sequence CTGATGGCCAAACCACTGCACGAGGTCGTCGAGGCCGGATGGGCGCAGGCATTGGAGCCGGTCGCCCCGGTGATCGCCGACATGGGGGAGTTCCTGCGCGCGGAGATGGGGGCCGGGCGGCGCTACCTGCCGGCCGGGGCCAACGTCCTGCGCGCCTTCACCCAGCCCTTCGACGCCGTGCGCGTGCTGATCGTCGGCCAGGACCCGTACCCGACGCCCGGGCACGCGATCGGGCTGTCGTTCTCGGTGGCGCCGGAGACGAAGCCGGTGCCGCGCTCGCTGGCCAACATCTTCCGCGAGTACAGCGACGACCTCGGCCACCCGACGCCGACCACCGGCGACCTGACGCCGTGGGCCGAGCAGGGCGTGCTGCTGCTCAACCGCGTCCTCACGGTGGAGCCGGGCAACCCGGGGTCGCACCGTGACAAGGGCTGGGAGCAGGTCACCGAGCAGGCGATCCGTGCGCTCGTCGACCGCGACGGGGAGCCGCTCGTGGCGATCCTGTGGGGCCGCGACGCCCGCAACCTCGCCCCGCTGCTCGTCGACGTGCCGCTGGTGGAGTCGGCGCACCCGTCCCCGATGTCGGCCGACCGCGGGTTCTTCGGCTCCAAGCCGTTCAGCCGCGTCAACGACCTGCTCGAGGAGATCGGCGGCGACCCCGTCGACTGGAAGCTGCCGTAG
- a CDS encoding Na(+)/H(+) antiporter subunit C, with protein sequence MTTINVIMTLTVGTLFAAGFYLLLQRSLMRVLLGVVVLGHGTNLLLQIVAGPPGAPPVLGTGNAGAVTDPLPQALALTAVVITFALTTFLLALGYRSFVLVGHDEVQDDVEDRRIASQTMPSASLDEDHDHADRDRPADDDGADDDESDDARAVAR encoded by the coding sequence ATGACCACCATCAACGTGATCATGACGCTCACGGTCGGCACCCTGTTCGCCGCGGGCTTCTACCTGCTGCTGCAGCGCTCGCTCATGCGCGTCCTGCTCGGCGTCGTCGTGCTGGGACACGGCACCAACCTGCTGCTGCAGATCGTCGCGGGCCCGCCCGGCGCCCCTCCGGTGCTCGGCACGGGCAACGCGGGGGCCGTCACCGACCCACTGCCGCAGGCCCTCGCCCTCACCGCGGTCGTGATCACCTTCGCGCTCACCACCTTCCTGCTGGCGCTGGGCTACCGGTCGTTCGTCCTGGTCGGGCACGACGAGGTGCAGGACGACGTCGAGGACCGCCGTATCGCCTCCCAGACGATGCCGTCCGCGTCGCTGGACGAGGACCACGACCACGCCGACCGGGACCGCCCGGCCGACGACGACGGGGCCGACGACGACGAGTCCGACGACGCCCGGGCGGTGGCCCGGTGA
- a CDS encoding monovalent cation/H+ antiporter complex subunit F, which translates to MHGLMDLVYVIVLGILVLAGLLTLVRLFRGPDTLDRIAALDVFVVLIIGATAVYVAFYRDGSNIPLLVAFALVAFVGSATAARLAERREWHR; encoded by the coding sequence GTGCACGGGCTGATGGACCTCGTCTACGTGATCGTGCTCGGGATCCTGGTCCTGGCGGGCCTGCTCACGCTCGTGCGGCTGTTCCGCGGGCCCGACACGCTCGACCGGATCGCCGCCCTCGACGTGTTCGTCGTCCTGATCATCGGGGCCACCGCGGTGTACGTGGCGTTCTACCGCGACGGCTCGAACATCCCGCTGCTGGTGGCGTTCGCGCTGGTCGCCTTCGTGGGGTCCGCCACCGCCGCGCGGCTGGCCGAGCGACGGGAGTGGCACCGGTGA